One genomic region from Halomicrobium zhouii encodes:
- the nreA gene encoding DNA repair protein NreA, whose amino-acid sequence MRLDEFVAGFERDEAAERRRLAEEKSYEITNYLDDVEQQFKETVQGDSLFGSTAPEIFVGRSGYPNISTGVLSPMAPDADAADFATSGEWYQRGLGIDDVLQRRTGLLNSTRSAKVNVDDVWDGFVGTQREVAIADRPVDVEVGLDDASNLDIGLDDISTPTGPRARANSAELAENPHVPRSVEKTLEDDDWRAEGAMTYLYNRGFDVYEVNTILSAGAMGQNHERKLVPTRWSITAVDDTVGKYLRGGLLNRDTIDTTEVWYNEYMGNRYWVVLTPGRWEFELVEMKAPESVWNPVAESYYLSSASEGYEGRTGYVEETAGAYYASRLGVLEHLQERDRQAKCLVLREVTDEYWAPVGVWQVREGVRNAFEQDAGDASNPRLADQPAEAETFRDAVNAVAQQLPVSLNTLRRKSDMVAGLQSQITDF is encoded by the coding sequence ATGCGTCTCGACGAGTTCGTCGCGGGGTTCGAGCGGGACGAAGCGGCCGAGCGACGGCGCCTCGCCGAGGAGAAGTCCTACGAGATCACCAACTACCTGGACGACGTCGAACAGCAGTTCAAGGAGACGGTCCAGGGCGACTCGCTGTTCGGCTCGACCGCGCCCGAGATTTTCGTCGGCCGGTCGGGCTACCCGAACATCTCCACGGGCGTGCTCTCCCCGATGGCGCCGGACGCCGACGCCGCCGACTTCGCCACGAGCGGCGAGTGGTACCAGCGCGGTCTGGGCATCGACGACGTGCTCCAGCGCCGGACCGGCCTGCTCAACTCCACGCGCTCGGCGAAGGTCAACGTCGACGACGTCTGGGACGGCTTCGTCGGCACCCAGCGCGAAGTGGCCATCGCCGACCGACCAGTCGACGTCGAAGTCGGCCTGGACGACGCCTCGAACCTCGACATCGGTCTGGACGATATCTCCACGCCGACCGGTCCGCGGGCGCGGGCCAACAGCGCCGAACTCGCGGAGAACCCCCACGTCCCCCGCTCCGTCGAGAAGACCCTGGAGGACGACGACTGGCGCGCCGAGGGCGCGATGACGTACCTGTACAACCGCGGCTTCGACGTCTACGAGGTCAACACCATCCTCTCGGCGGGCGCGATGGGCCAGAACCACGAGCGCAAACTCGTCCCGACGCGCTGGTCCATCACCGCCGTCGACGACACCGTCGGCAAGTACCTCCGCGGCGGGCTCCTGAACCGCGACACCATCGACACGACCGAGGTCTGGTACAACGAGTACATGGGCAACCGGTACTGGGTCGTCCTCACGCCGGGTCGCTGGGAGTTCGAACTCGTCGAGATGAAGGCGCCCGAGAGCGTCTGGAACCCCGTCGCCGAGTCCTACTACCTCTCCAGCGCCAGCGAGGGGTACGAGGGCCGCACCGGCTACGTCGAGGAGACCGCCGGCGCATACTACGCCTCCCGACTCGGTGTCCTCGAACACCTCCAGGAGCGCGACCGGCAGGCGAAGTGTCTGGTCCTCCGCGAGGTGACCGACGAGTACTGGGCCCCCGTCGGCGTCTGGCAGGTCCGCGAGGGGGTCCGCAACGCCTTCGAGCAGGACGCCGGCGACGCGAGCAACCCCCGACTCGCCGATCAGCCGGCCGAGGCCGAGACGTTCCGCGACGCGGTCAACGCCGTCGCCCAGCAGCTTCCGGTGTCGCTCAACACGCTCCGCCGCAAATCCGACATGGTCGCCGGGTTGCAGTCGCAGATCACGGACTTCTGA
- a CDS encoding transcription factor S produces the protein MEFCDECGSMMKTEDGTWVCGSCGYEKARDSGSESAMVTTQGQEESEIVDTSEVDAEDMGPTTTAQCPQCDNDQAFWEMKQIRSADESETRFLTCTECEHKWREDDH, from the coding sequence ATGGAATTCTGCGACGAGTGCGGCTCGATGATGAAGACGGAAGACGGCACGTGGGTCTGCGGGAGCTGTGGGTACGAGAAGGCCCGCGACTCCGGGTCCGAGAGCGCGATGGTCACGACCCAGGGGCAAGAAGAGAGCGAGATCGTCGACACCTCCGAGGTCGACGCCGAAGACATGGGGCCGACGACGACGGCGCAGTGTCCCCAGTGCGACAACGACCAGGCGTTCTGGGAGATGAAACAGATCCGGTCGGCCGACGAGTCAGAGACGCGGTTTCTCACCTGTACCGAGTGCGAGCACAAGTGGCGCGAAGACGACCACTGA
- a CDS encoding alkaline phosphatase family protein: protein MGLFDRLRGDEGPRVAFFGIDGVPYSLVSDHPDQFENLTALAEEGSAGPIDSIVPPESSACWPSLTTGVNPGETGVYGFQDREVGSYDTYVPMGRDVQATRVWDRVADDGRDATVLNVPVTFPPQRNVQRMVSGFLSPSVGDASFPDELGDYLDGIDYRIDVNAKLGHDEDKTDFIEDAHETLDKRFEAFKHYVQEDDWDLFFGVFMTTDRVNHFLFKHYEEDGKYQEEFFEFYRKVDDYLGQLREMLPEDVTMMVASDHGFTSLDHEVHFNEWLQQEGWLSYEDDDHDSLGDIADDTRAYSLIPGRFYINLEDREPRGSVPQDEYEAVRDELQAELEALEGPDGEKVADRVVTKEEAFRGDHDDIAPDLVVIPNHGYDLKAGFKGSDEVFGLGPRNGMHSFDNASLFVDDPDVRVSDVDLFDIAPTMLDLMDVDYERGEFDGSSLV, encoded by the coding sequence ATGGGCCTGTTCGACCGTCTCCGCGGCGACGAGGGACCCCGTGTTGCCTTCTTCGGCATCGACGGCGTCCCGTATAGCCTCGTCTCGGACCACCCCGACCAGTTCGAGAATCTCACTGCATTGGCCGAGGAAGGCAGCGCGGGGCCGATCGACAGCATCGTTCCCCCGGAATCCAGCGCCTGCTGGCCGTCGCTCACGACCGGCGTCAACCCCGGCGAAACCGGCGTCTACGGCTTCCAGGACCGGGAGGTCGGCTCCTACGACACCTACGTCCCGATGGGCCGGGACGTCCAGGCCACGCGCGTCTGGGACCGCGTCGCCGACGACGGGCGCGACGCCACCGTGCTGAACGTCCCCGTCACCTTCCCGCCCCAGCGCAACGTCCAGCGCATGGTGTCGGGCTTCCTCTCCCCGAGCGTCGGCGACGCCTCCTTCCCCGACGAACTCGGCGACTACCTCGACGGCATCGACTACCGCATCGACGTCAACGCCAAACTCGGCCACGACGAGGACAAGACCGACTTCATCGAGGACGCCCACGAGACCCTCGACAAGCGTTTCGAGGCGTTCAAACACTACGTCCAGGAGGACGACTGGGACCTCTTCTTCGGCGTCTTCATGACCACCGACCGGGTCAACCACTTCCTGTTCAAACACTACGAGGAGGACGGCAAGTACCAGGAGGAGTTCTTCGAGTTCTACCGCAAGGTCGACGACTACCTCGGCCAGCTGCGCGAGATGCTCCCCGAGGACGTCACCATGATGGTCGCCTCCGACCACGGCTTCACCAGCCTCGACCACGAGGTCCACTTCAACGAGTGGCTCCAGCAGGAGGGGTGGCTCTCCTACGAGGACGACGACCACGACAGCCTCGGCGACATCGCCGACGACACGCGCGCGTACTCGCTCATCCCTGGGCGCTTCTACATCAACCTCGAGGACCGCGAACCCCGCGGGTCGGTCCCCCAGGACGAGTACGAGGCCGTCCGCGACGAACTCCAGGCCGAACTCGAAGCCCTCGAAGGCCCGGACGGCGAGAAGGTCGCCGACCGCGTCGTCACGAAGGAGGAGGCCTTCCGCGGCGACCACGACGACATCGCCCCGGACCTCGTCGTCATCCCGAACCACGGCTACGACCTGAAAGCCGGGTTCAAGGGCAGCGACGAGGTGTTCGGCCTCGGTCCGCGCAACGGCATGCACAGCTTCGACAACGCCTCCCTGTTCGTCGACGACCCCGACGTCCGCGTGTCGGACGTCGACCTGTTCGACATCGCACCGACGATGCTGGACCTGATGGACGTCGACTACGAGCGGGGCGAGTTCGACGGTAGCAGTCTGGTCTGA
- a CDS encoding DUF7108 domain-containing protein, with protein MTELPDDVVAEAERLTRLARQAVDSAESNAYRTERDELIGEYDYTVRIREDDDADVLVCYPSEWMDDGTVRTDRIEDVDRGVERRLSGAGDPDDWEAVAETNDELVDAVAADHEDVHAANARALADFASNHYAKPVTELTRSELREFIEEYLPRNAWPTDRQLARVEDSVEVAFEKTDVSCPLE; from the coding sequence ATGACTGAGCTTCCCGACGACGTCGTCGCGGAGGCCGAACGGCTGACGCGCCTCGCGCGACAGGCCGTCGATTCCGCCGAAAGCAATGCTTACCGTACGGAACGCGACGAACTGATCGGCGAGTACGACTACACGGTCCGGATCCGCGAAGACGACGACGCCGACGTCCTCGTCTGCTATCCCTCGGAGTGGATGGACGACGGGACCGTCCGGACGGACCGCATCGAGGACGTGGACCGCGGCGTCGAACGTCGACTCTCCGGCGCGGGCGACCCCGACGACTGGGAGGCGGTCGCGGAGACGAACGACGAACTCGTCGACGCGGTCGCGGCTGACCACGAGGACGTCCACGCTGCCAACGCCCGTGCGCTGGCCGACTTCGCGAGTAACCACTACGCGAAGCCGGTCACGGAGTTGACGCGGTCCGAACTCCGCGAATTTATCGAGGAGTACCTCCCGCGGAACGCCTGGCCGACGGACCGGCAGCTGGCGCGCGTGGAAGACTCTGTGGAGGTAGCGTTCGAAAAAACGGATGTCAGCTGTCCGCTGGAGTAA
- a CDS encoding DUF5789 family protein, giving the protein MSEDESEDEGPAVELGDGEPVEGAPLARVSSRLTWGIKHSTVVEREGETLVRTPDGPQELATLLEDVDVPYFQHRREFESAVREVIGDGPIPTANE; this is encoded by the coding sequence ATGAGCGAGGACGAGAGCGAGGACGAGGGACCGGCCGTCGAACTCGGTGACGGCGAACCGGTCGAGGGCGCGCCGCTGGCTCGCGTGAGCTCCCGGCTCACCTGGGGCATCAAACACAGCACCGTCGTCGAGCGCGAGGGCGAGACGCTCGTCCGGACGCCGGACGGCCCGCAGGAACTCGCGACGCTGCTGGAGGACGTCGACGTCCCCTACTTCCAGCACCGCCGCGAGTTCGAGAGCGCGGTGCGCGAGGTCATCGGCGACGGCCCGATTCCAACGGCGAACGAGTAG
- a CDS encoding inorganic diphosphatase: protein MTNLWQDLETGPNPPESIYAVVECLKGERNKYEYDKDVPGVVLDRVLHSNVHYPSDYGFIPQSYYDDEDPFDVLVLVEDQTFPGCVIEARPIALMKMDDDGEQDDKVIAVPEEDPRYDHLQDLEDIPQQQLDEIDEFFATYKNLEEGKEVETQGWEDKAAAKEAIEHAMDLYEQNFA, encoded by the coding sequence ATGACGAACCTGTGGCAAGACCTCGAAACCGGCCCGAACCCGCCCGAATCGATCTACGCCGTCGTCGAGTGCCTGAAGGGAGAGCGTAACAAGTACGAGTACGACAAGGACGTCCCCGGCGTCGTCCTCGACCGCGTGCTCCACTCGAACGTCCACTATCCCTCGGACTACGGCTTCATCCCGCAGTCGTACTACGACGACGAGGACCCCTTCGACGTGCTCGTCCTCGTCGAGGACCAGACGTTCCCCGGCTGCGTCATCGAGGCTCGCCCCATCGCGCTCATGAAGATGGACGACGACGGCGAGCAGGACGACAAGGTCATCGCGGTCCCCGAGGAGGACCCGCGCTACGACCACCTGCAGGACCTCGAGGACATTCCCCAGCAGCAACTCGACGAGATCGACGAGTTCTTCGCGACCTACAAGAACCTCGAGGAAGGCAAGGAAGTCGAGACCCAGGGCTGGGAGGACAAGGCTGCCGCGAAAGAGGCCATCGAACACGCGATGGATCTGTACGAACAGAACTTCGCGTAA
- the rnhA gene encoding ribonuclease HI: MPTIECDETTARERLEAAGVDVEPGNTEYERWRAIHAGATAVAYDGKVVVQGGSTAQLEAVLRDGGGRVEAYFDGASRGNPGPAAVGWVLVTNDGIVAEGGETVGRMTNNRAEFEALITVLDVARGYGFDEIVLRGDSELVVKQVRGEWNADDPELRERRVTAHELLRSFDDWSIEHVPREVNDRADELANEALDDD; the protein is encoded by the coding sequence ATGCCGACCATCGAGTGCGACGAGACCACCGCACGCGAACGGCTCGAAGCGGCGGGGGTCGACGTCGAACCGGGAAACACCGAATACGAACGCTGGCGAGCGATCCACGCCGGCGCGACAGCCGTGGCGTACGACGGGAAAGTCGTCGTCCAGGGCGGGTCCACCGCACAGCTCGAGGCGGTGCTCCGCGACGGCGGCGGGCGCGTCGAGGCGTACTTCGACGGGGCCTCGCGCGGCAACCCTGGCCCGGCGGCGGTGGGATGGGTACTCGTCACGAACGACGGCATCGTCGCCGAGGGCGGCGAGACCGTCGGCCGGATGACGAACAATCGCGCCGAGTTCGAGGCACTGATCACGGTGCTGGACGTCGCACGGGGCTACGGGTTCGACGAAATCGTCTTGCGAGGCGACTCGGAACTCGTGGTCAAACAGGTCCGCGGGGAGTGGAACGCCGACGACCCCGAACTGCGAGAGCGTCGCGTCACCGCCCACGAACTACTCCGCTCGTTCGACGACTGGTCCATCGAGCACGTCCCGCGCGAGGTCAACGACCGCGCGGACGAACTGGCGAACGAGGCGCTCGACGATGACTGA
- a CDS encoding PadR family transcriptional regulator — MSEAQAIDGTPGIARELTAFQQNILVILSEEPRYGLAIKRELETYYDSEVNHGRLYPNLDDLVELDLVEKSELDKRTNQYALTEEGEEAVLDQLAWVFGKFAADDERADALHDLVDAEQQ, encoded by the coding sequence ATGTCAGAGGCACAAGCCATCGACGGCACTCCGGGAATCGCACGAGAACTCACGGCCTTCCAGCAGAACATTCTGGTCATCCTCTCCGAGGAGCCACGGTACGGTCTGGCTATCAAGCGAGAACTCGAGACCTACTACGACAGCGAAGTGAACCACGGGCGCCTCTACCCGAACCTCGACGACCTCGTCGAACTCGACCTCGTCGAGAAGAGCGAACTCGACAAGCGGACGAACCAGTACGCGCTCACCGAGGAGGGCGAGGAAGCGGTCCTCGACCAGCTCGCGTGGGTCTTCGGGAAGTTCGCGGCCGACGACGAGCGCGCGGACGCGCTCCACGACCTCGTCGACGCCGAGCAGCAGTAG
- a CDS encoding DUF7139 domain-containing protein, with translation MTSLTDVYEGRVGRVASRRQQLFGSGLFLAGAAMLVGAIGVATTGIGTAALSEYGAREVGGILAGIGLQTVLLGVFALLPASRRVRGAAVIGTGVALLGVALFQHVYPYQWVESAPLFALATTTVYFFGVVTTFWCLFVGLATFKTRNDPGGTARMEVTQEGTIRLVEEAQSTGGLGGIGLFGTEPDGSVETQTNGSSGHSGGGVGPSAAVSDGGSAATDGLDEVGTSTTQGTQSTTDAGSRSTTAGGSTDRMSDSTAPKTQPDSYCGNCRHFEYVTLDGEPEPYCEYHGAELDDMDACSSWREQSR, from the coding sequence ATGACGAGCCTCACCGACGTCTACGAGGGACGCGTCGGCCGGGTCGCCAGCCGGCGCCAGCAGCTCTTCGGCTCGGGGCTGTTTCTCGCCGGCGCGGCGATGCTGGTCGGTGCCATCGGCGTCGCCACCACGGGAATCGGGACGGCGGCACTGAGCGAGTACGGGGCCAGGGAAGTCGGCGGCATCCTGGCCGGAATCGGACTGCAGACGGTGCTGCTCGGCGTGTTCGCGTTGCTCCCGGCATCGCGCCGGGTACGCGGCGCGGCGGTCATCGGCACCGGCGTCGCGCTGCTCGGCGTGGCGCTGTTCCAGCACGTCTATCCGTACCAGTGGGTCGAGTCGGCCCCGCTGTTCGCGCTCGCGACGACGACCGTCTACTTCTTCGGCGTCGTCACGACGTTCTGGTGCCTGTTCGTCGGGCTCGCGACGTTCAAGACGCGGAACGACCCGGGCGGCACGGCCCGGATGGAGGTCACCCAGGAGGGGACTATCCGCCTCGTCGAGGAGGCCCAGTCGACCGGCGGGCTCGGCGGTATCGGCCTGTTCGGCACGGAGCCCGACGGATCGGTCGAGACGCAGACGAACGGCTCGTCGGGCCACTCCGGTGGTGGCGTCGGCCCGTCGGCGGCAGTCAGCGACGGTGGCTCGGCGGCGACGGACGGCCTCGACGAAGTTGGAACGAGCACGACGCAGGGGACCCAGTCGACGACCGACGCTGGCTCTCGGTCGACGACGGCCGGCGGGTCCACTGACCGGATGAGCGACTCGACGGCGCCGAAGACCCAGCCCGACTCGTACTGCGGGAACTGCCGGCACTTCGAGTACGTCACGCTCGACGGCGAGCCGGAGCCATACTGCGAGTATCACGGCGCCGAACTCGACGACATGGACGCGTGTTCGTCCTGGCGCGAGCAGTCGCGGTGA
- a CDS encoding helix-turn-helix domain-containing protein has protein sequence MERVAFRARYPDDLLHPFHRRLAATDDVSRADLLVWGPLSTVSTLTWFDGPTEAVAAVFEAVDSATGTELVPGDGGTYAFVHQTDYEFPDVLLDLVAESPVVYVPPITFFDDGHVAFEAVGQSENLATFHAELAGLADVTVERVGEFDRWGSPATITERQTAALDAAVAVGYYDVPRSGGVGDVAERLDCATSTAGELLRKAESSVIREFTESR, from the coding sequence ATGGAGCGCGTCGCGTTCCGGGCGCGGTACCCCGACGACCTGCTACATCCGTTCCACCGTCGGCTCGCGGCGACGGACGACGTGTCACGCGCCGACCTCCTGGTCTGGGGACCGCTGTCGACCGTCTCCACGCTCACGTGGTTCGACGGACCGACCGAGGCCGTGGCAGCGGTGTTCGAGGCCGTCGACTCGGCGACCGGTACCGAACTCGTCCCCGGTGACGGCGGAACGTACGCGTTCGTCCACCAGACCGACTACGAGTTCCCGGACGTACTGCTGGATCTGGTGGCCGAATCGCCGGTGGTCTACGTGCCGCCGATAACGTTCTTCGACGACGGCCACGTCGCGTTCGAGGCCGTCGGCCAATCGGAGAACCTCGCTACGTTCCACGCCGAACTCGCCGGTCTCGCCGACGTGACCGTCGAACGGGTGGGGGAGTTCGACCGATGGGGATCGCCGGCGACGATCACAGAGCGCCAAACCGCGGCACTGGACGCAGCCGTCGCCGTCGGCTACTACGACGTTCCGCGGTCCGGTGGCGTCGGGGACGTGGCCGAGCGACTCGACTGTGCAACGAGCACTGCCGGTGAACTACTCAGAAAGGCGGAATCGAGCGTGATTCGCGAGTTCACAGAGAGTCGCTGA
- a CDS encoding transcription initiation factor IIB: protein MKRSTRHRERQLQEENERDESERAKQCPECESVDLVKDADRGEVICEGCGLVVEEGNVDPGPEWRAFNHSERQEKSRVGAPTTQTMHDKGLTTTIDWKDKDAYGRSISSKKRSQMHRLRKWQERIRTKDAGERNLQFALSEVDRMASALGVPRSVREVASVIYRRALKEDLIRGRSIEGVATSCLYAACRQEGIPRSLEEIADVSRVDRKEIGRTYRYVSHELSLEMEPVDPKQYVPRFCSELDLTEEVQSKAKEIIQATADQGLLSGKSPTGYAAAAIYAASLLCNEKKTQREVADVAQVTEVTIRNRYQEQIEAMGIHS from the coding sequence ATGAAACGGTCCACCCGTCACCGTGAGCGGCAGCTACAGGAGGAGAACGAACGAGACGAGTCTGAACGGGCCAAGCAGTGTCCGGAGTGCGAGTCCGTGGACCTGGTCAAAGACGCCGACAGGGGAGAGGTGATATGCGAGGGGTGCGGGCTCGTCGTGGAAGAGGGCAACGTCGACCCGGGGCCGGAGTGGCGCGCGTTCAACCACTCCGAGCGGCAGGAGAAGTCGCGGGTGGGAGCGCCGACGACGCAGACGATGCACGACAAGGGGCTGACGACCACCATCGACTGGAAGGACAAGGACGCCTACGGTCGGTCGATCTCCTCGAAGAAACGCAGCCAGATGCATCGCCTGCGCAAGTGGCAGGAGCGAATCCGGACCAAGGACGCGGGCGAGCGGAACCTGCAGTTCGCCCTCTCCGAAGTCGACCGGATGGCGAGTGCGCTCGGTGTCCCGCGCTCGGTCCGCGAAGTGGCCTCCGTCATCTACCGGCGCGCGCTCAAGGAAGACCTCATCCGCGGCCGGTCGATCGAAGGCGTCGCCACCTCGTGTCTGTACGCCGCCTGCCGACAGGAGGGGATCCCGCGAAGCCTCGAAGAGATCGCGGACGTCTCACGCGTCGACCGCAAAGAGATCGGCCGGACGTATCGGTACGTCTCACACGAACTCTCCCTGGAGATGGAACCGGTGGACCCCAAACAGTACGTCCCCCGGTTCTGTTCGGAACTGGACCTCACCGAAGAGGTCCAGTCGAAGGCCAAGGAGATAATCCAGGCAACGGCCGATCAGGGACTGCTCTCCGGGAAATCACCGACTGGGTACGCCGCGGCGGCCATCTACGCCGCCTCACTGCTCTGTAACGAGAAGAAGACCCAGCGCGAAGTCGCCGACGTCGCCCAGGTCACGGAAGTGACGATCCGGAATCGGTACCAGGAACAGATCGAAGCGATGGGGATTCACAGTTAG
- a CDS encoding DUF302 domain-containing protein: MTLPFDPEAVRSEDIGEERATLEMDHEAAVEHVREVFTDAGFGVPVEFSPSDLLNEKVDADRDPYYVLGACNPAMADRALDASDKQIGALFPCNVVVWEEEPGVQTVYHVSIMRIARLVGMAPDDEAWADIVAETGEMVDEAFGAL, from the coding sequence ATGACGCTCCCGTTCGACCCGGAAGCCGTGCGGTCAGAGGACATCGGCGAGGAACGAGCGACGCTGGAGATGGACCACGAGGCCGCCGTCGAGCACGTCCGCGAGGTGTTCACGGACGCCGGCTTCGGCGTCCCCGTCGAGTTCTCGCCGTCTGACTTGCTAAACGAGAAGGTCGACGCGGACCGTGACCCGTACTACGTGCTCGGCGCGTGCAACCCGGCGATGGCGGACCGTGCGCTCGACGCCAGCGACAAACAGATCGGCGCGCTGTTCCCGTGCAACGTCGTCGTTTGGGAGGAAGAGCCGGGCGTCCAGACCGTCTACCACGTCAGTATCATGCGAATCGCCCGTCTGGTGGGGATGGCCCCCGACGACGAGGCGTGGGCGGACATCGTCGCAGAGACCGGCGAGATGGTCGACGAGGCCTTCGGCGCGCTATAG
- a CDS encoding alpha/beta fold hydrolase, whose product MSETAATDDQRRVVEVEDECSTVRTDEGRTIAYAEYGTPGGAPVVFFHGTPGSGVLGELFHSAARESDVRVLAIDRPGYGRSDGWSGRTLADTERFVLPVLDDAGVASAKVVGFSGGGPHALALAATSPERVEAVDLVSASPPPSLVEGTPRTVRVLEILANRVPWLLRGSVRAQAWLAARTSPALVVSQYTSNGGADVPGPVAEVVRRDFVAAVAGRGEGLVTESRLLHGEWDVSPGDVDAPVRIWHGDADANVPLDSAHRLADALPNAELTILEDADHLNALLECRTDVLSDY is encoded by the coding sequence ATGAGCGAGACGGCGGCAACGGACGACCAGCGTCGGGTCGTCGAAGTCGAGGACGAGTGCAGTACCGTCAGGACCGACGAGGGACGGACTATCGCTTACGCCGAGTACGGAACGCCAGGCGGTGCGCCCGTCGTCTTCTTCCACGGCACCCCCGGATCCGGCGTCCTCGGAGAACTGTTCCACTCCGCCGCGCGCGAGAGCGACGTCCGCGTCCTGGCCATCGATCGACCGGGCTACGGCCGCTCGGACGGGTGGTCGGGCCGGACGCTGGCGGATACCGAACGATTCGTGCTCCCGGTGCTCGACGATGCCGGCGTCGCCTCCGCGAAGGTCGTCGGTTTCTCCGGCGGTGGCCCACACGCGCTCGCACTCGCGGCGACCTCTCCCGAGCGAGTCGAGGCCGTGGACCTCGTCTCGGCCTCGCCCCCGCCGTCGCTGGTCGAGGGCACCCCCCGGACGGTGCGCGTTCTCGAGATCCTCGCGAACAGGGTACCGTGGCTCCTTCGGGGATCCGTTCGCGCCCAGGCGTGGCTCGCAGCCAGGACCTCGCCCGCTCTCGTCGTCTCCCAGTACACGTCGAATGGCGGGGCCGACGTCCCTGGCCCGGTCGCCGAAGTGGTACGGCGCGACTTCGTCGCAGCGGTCGCGGGTCGCGGCGAGGGACTCGTCACCGAGAGCCGGTTGCTACACGGCGAGTGGGACGTCTCGCCGGGCGACGTCGACGCACCGGTTCGAATCTGGCACGGCGACGCCGACGCGAACGTCCCCCTCGACAGTGCGCATCGGCTGGCAGACGCGCTCCCGAACGCGGAACTGACGATACTGGAAGACGCCGACCACCTGAACGCGCTGCTGGAATGTAGAACTGACGTGCTGAGCGACTACTGA
- a CDS encoding tubulin/FtsZ family protein translates to MKVVLIGVGQAGGKVTQALAEFDYDMGFEAVKGALAVNTAEADLRELDIDTSLIGQDRVKGHGVGGDNELGAEIMQENATEVMGDLDGRITSQAEAVVVVAGLGGGTGSGGAPMLTRELQRIYDVPVYVLGVLPGRDEGGIYQANAGRSLKTCVREADSLILIDNDAWKAADDSLEAGFDRINDAIAQRVGLLFAAGEAVEGVGESVVDSSEIINTLKNGGIASVGYAAAPASEDAGENISVITSVTRNALMTSMSLPDATEADAGLLVVAGHPERISRKGVERARKWMEDETGSLEVRGGDFPIGSEKIASLVLLGGVERSARIQEFMDRAREASEGMAEDRDPMEGMTNDDLNDLM, encoded by the coding sequence ATGAAAGTCGTCCTGATAGGGGTTGGACAGGCCGGGGGGAAGGTCACCCAGGCCCTGGCGGAGTTCGATTACGACATGGGATTCGAGGCAGTGAAGGGCGCACTCGCGGTCAACACCGCCGAGGCGGACCTCCGTGAACTCGACATCGACACGTCCCTCATCGGCCAGGACCGGGTCAAGGGCCACGGCGTCGGCGGCGACAACGAACTCGGCGCCGAGATCATGCAGGAGAACGCCACCGAAGTGATGGGCGACCTCGACGGGCGCATCACCTCCCAGGCCGAGGCCGTCGTCGTCGTCGCCGGCCTCGGCGGCGGCACCGGCTCCGGTGGCGCACCGATGCTCACCCGCGAACTCCAGCGCATCTACGACGTCCCCGTCTACGTGCTCGGCGTCCTCCCCGGGCGCGACGAGGGGGGCATCTACCAGGCCAACGCCGGCCGATCACTGAAGACGTGCGTCCGCGAGGCCGACTCGCTGATCCTCATCGACAACGACGCCTGGAAGGCCGCCGACGACAGCCTCGAAGCCGGCTTCGACCGCATCAACGACGCCATCGCCCAGCGCGTCGGCCTGCTGTTCGCCGCCGGCGAGGCCGTCGAGGGCGTCGGCGAGAGCGTCGTCGACTCCTCCGAGATCATCAACACGCTCAAGAACGGCGGCATCGCCTCCGTGGGCTACGCCGCCGCCCCCGCCAGCGAGGACGCCGGCGAGAACATCTCCGTCATCACCAGCGTCACCCGCAACGCGCTGATGACCAGCATGAGCCTCCCGGACGCGACGGAGGCCGACGCCGGCCTCCTCGTCGTCGCCGGCCACCCCGAACGCATCTCGCGCAAAGGCGTCGAACGCGCGCGCAAGTGGATGGAAGACGAGACCGGCAGCCTCGAAGTCCGGGGCGGGGACTTCCCCATCGGCAGCGAGAAGATCGCCTCGCTCGTCCTGCTCGGTGGCGTCGAACGCTCGGCCCGAATCCAGGAGTTCATGGATCGGGCCCGTGAGGCAAGCGAGGGCATGGCCGAAGACCGGGACCCGATGGAAGGCATGACGAACGACGACCTGAACGACCTGATGTAA